The Spirosoma foliorum genome has a window encoding:
- a CDS encoding RNA polymerase sigma factor: MNTPNSALEEQELLGGLKANNQLAFATLYDRYAAMLLGIITKIISDKTEAIALLETTFTRIREQLDEFRPGRQPLFLWLFQIARTTAQEALKERQKAKATSIQLTSDGKIIHPVWTQNSSKAGIEPAEPQWKTFVEAILFKNCTPEEAATSLGLPVETVRQQLRLAMQQLRQTPKR, encoded by the coding sequence ATGAATACGCCAAATTCTGCGCTTGAGGAGCAGGAGTTATTGGGTGGATTAAAGGCCAATAATCAGCTTGCTTTTGCGACATTGTATGACCGATATGCCGCCATGTTGCTGGGTATTATCACGAAGATTATTTCAGATAAAACAGAAGCAATAGCCCTTCTTGAAACAACCTTTACACGTATTCGGGAGCAACTAGATGAATTTCGCCCTGGTAGGCAGCCCTTATTTTTATGGCTGTTTCAAATCGCCCGAACTACAGCCCAGGAAGCACTTAAAGAACGCCAAAAGGCAAAGGCTACTTCTATTCAGCTTACCAGCGACGGAAAAATAATCCACCCCGTCTGGACCCAAAATAGCTCAAAAGCAGGAATAGAGCCGGCTGAACCTCAGTGGAAAACATTCGTCGAGGCAATTCTTTTCAAGAACTGCACACCCGAAGAAGCGGCTACTTCGTTAGGCTTACCCGTCGAAACGGTTCGCCAGCAATTACGGTTGGCTATGCAGCAATTACGCCAAACACCTAAGAGGTAA
- a CDS encoding FKBP-type peptidyl-prolyl cis-trans isomerase: protein MAGLLLIGGLSSCQKEDIGLTDDQILESNKADILSYAAAKGLGGSMTASGVYYALIKPSGSSVIPTVGQEVEFNYKLYVLSRNSANAMIDTFVDSTYATKSSYLYIVDNTAGMTEGLIRMKEGDQSQILLPSYYAFGRTGAGNGVIPANAPVRLDVTLKRTRSEDQQIDEYLTANKMTPTELTATGLRFVRTLENAAGAATTPTQTLTIKYKGKLLRSTSAFDSTGTGTYSALASQFVPGFAEGLAKLRVGEKATIVFPSKLGYGATGYQVIPAYAPLRFDIELVSAQ from the coding sequence ATGGCTGGCCTTCTCCTAATAGGTGGGCTGTCCTCTTGCCAAAAAGAAGATATCGGTCTTACCGATGATCAGATTCTGGAATCCAATAAAGCCGATATTCTTAGCTATGCCGCGGCCAAAGGATTAGGAGGGTCAATGACTGCGTCTGGGGTCTATTATGCCTTAATCAAACCCAGTGGCTCTTCGGTAATCCCGACTGTTGGTCAGGAAGTGGAGTTTAATTATAAATTGTATGTGTTGTCTCGGAACAGTGCTAATGCGATGATCGATACGTTTGTCGATTCGACTTACGCAACCAAATCCAGCTATCTCTACATCGTTGACAATACAGCGGGTATGACCGAAGGCTTGATCCGAATGAAGGAAGGGGATCAGTCTCAAATTTTGCTGCCATCGTACTACGCATTTGGCAGAACTGGTGCAGGTAATGGAGTTATTCCTGCTAATGCACCTGTTCGGCTGGATGTAACCTTGAAACGGACCCGTAGCGAAGATCAGCAGATTGATGAGTATCTGACGGCTAACAAGATGACTCCAACCGAATTGACAGCAACCGGACTACGGTTTGTCAGAACGCTCGAAAATGCAGCAGGGGCCGCAACAACGCCTACGCAGACACTGACAATCAAATACAAAGGGAAATTGCTACGCTCTACATCTGCCTTCGATAGTACCGGAACTGGTACTTATTCTGCTCTGGCCAGTCAGTTTGTACCGGGCTTTGCCGAAGGCCTGGCTAAACTTCGGGTTGGTGAAAAGGCAACGATTGTTTTCCCATCGAAACTTGGCTATGGCGCAACGGGCTATCAGGTTATTCCAGCCTATGCGCCCCTACGGTTCGATATCGAACTGGTTTCGGCCCAGTAA
- a CDS encoding FKBP-type peptidyl-prolyl cis-trans isomerase, translated as MQDVDAASKSATYTANISAIDTYIASQPWSTTPTAVTSNSGLYFALTTAGSSTVSAAYGQELEFTYTLSSLSTTVGTSTTVVNAKIVDTVYSKTPLFIPFKKGILKAGVEEGLLLMHEGDKAILLMPSILAFGDVGSSDGVVPGNTPVRYDITLNRARTEDQQIEEYVPTTGLTLTQKTSTGLRFFQTKSNAVGMRVDSAQAKNLTITIKYVAKQLHAKTAVGFDSTSTGLNLYSVAGFTEGIAKLRVGEKATFIFPSSLGYSSDGLADKSTALFKVSPYAPLRYDVEVVSAQ; from the coding sequence ATGCAGGATGTAGATGCCGCTTCAAAATCCGCAACCTATACAGCTAATATAAGCGCTATCGATACATATATTGCCTCTCAGCCCTGGTCAACAACACCTACAGCGGTGACTTCGAATTCGGGACTCTATTTTGCACTGACAACAGCAGGTTCATCGACCGTAAGTGCCGCTTATGGACAGGAGCTTGAGTTTACCTATACACTTTCTTCATTGAGTACTACTGTAGGCACTTCTACGACAGTGGTTAACGCCAAAATTGTTGACACAGTCTATTCGAAAACCCCACTTTTTATTCCGTTTAAGAAAGGCATACTAAAAGCGGGCGTAGAAGAAGGCCTGTTACTCATGCACGAAGGTGATAAGGCTATTTTATTGATGCCCTCGATTTTGGCCTTTGGTGATGTTGGGAGCTCAGATGGCGTAGTGCCTGGCAATACGCCAGTGCGGTACGATATAACCCTGAACCGGGCCCGGACCGAAGATCAGCAGATTGAAGAGTACGTTCCGACCACTGGTTTAACTCTGACGCAGAAAACATCAACCGGTCTGCGCTTTTTTCAGACAAAATCAAACGCGGTAGGTATGCGTGTGGACTCGGCGCAAGCTAAAAATTTGACAATAACTATTAAGTATGTGGCCAAGCAGCTTCATGCTAAAACGGCAGTCGGTTTCGACAGTACGAGCACGGGCTTGAACCTGTACAGCGTGGCTGGATTTACCGAAGGAATAGCAAAATTAAGAGTAGGTGAGAAGGCAACGTTTATATTTCCATCATCACTTGGCTATAGTTCTGATGGTCTTGCTGACAAATCGACAGCCCTTTTTAAAGTGTCGCCCTATGCCCCCCTACGTTATGATGTTGAAGTGGTTTCGGCCCAATAA
- a CDS encoding SGNH/GDSL hydrolase family protein: protein MTKILSFSVLLTIMLGTPMLSKAQSDTLLVPAKECSVRGGLPYFFAKVKAGQAVKIAYLGGSITEAAGGWREQSLAWFRQQYPKASIEQVSAAIGGTGSDLGVFRLKEQVLNFQPDLVFVEFAVNDDGKNPEQISVAMEGIVRQIWQANPHTDICFVYTLTAGMAPTLAKGYFPRSASTMEKIANYYAIPSIHLGLEVVRLAEKGELVFSGKLDEFPGKLVFSADNVHPYPQTGHRLYTEALARAFKVLETAGTKRKKQLKEPLFANNWGRAQMISAKQSTRSAGWLEITPTTDSVARKLSNRFAFLLKATTPGARIQVRFRGTHFGVYDVMGPGCGQFRVVIDGQETKLYPRFDRFCTYYRSNYFLLPALPDGVHTVELYVDAQKLDKAAILKQRNVTIIDPKPYEPQDCYAGQFLVIGEILDN, encoded by the coding sequence ATGACCAAAATCCTTTCGTTTTCTGTATTGCTGACGATTATGCTGGGTACGCCCATGCTCAGCAAAGCGCAGTCAGATACCCTGTTAGTACCGGCTAAAGAGTGCAGCGTACGAGGGGGCTTGCCGTATTTCTTTGCCAAAGTGAAAGCTGGACAAGCCGTAAAAATTGCCTATCTGGGGGGCAGCATTACCGAAGCAGCAGGGGGATGGCGAGAGCAATCATTGGCCTGGTTTCGCCAACAATATCCCAAAGCGTCCATTGAGCAGGTGAGTGCCGCCATAGGTGGTACGGGTTCGGATCTGGGTGTGTTTCGATTGAAAGAACAGGTATTAAACTTCCAGCCCGATTTGGTTTTCGTCGAATTTGCGGTCAACGATGATGGGAAAAATCCGGAACAGATTTCCGTAGCGATGGAGGGCATTGTTCGGCAAATCTGGCAAGCAAACCCCCACACCGATATTTGTTTTGTCTATACATTAACGGCGGGTATGGCTCCCACGCTGGCCAAAGGGTACTTTCCAAGGTCGGCATCTACGATGGAAAAAATTGCCAATTACTATGCTATTCCATCTATCCATCTTGGGCTGGAAGTGGTTCGATTGGCCGAAAAGGGAGAGTTGGTATTTAGTGGAAAATTGGATGAATTTCCGGGCAAGCTAGTCTTCTCGGCCGATAATGTGCACCCTTATCCGCAAACAGGCCACCGACTTTATACGGAAGCGTTGGCACGGGCTTTCAAGGTATTGGAAACGGCAGGGACGAAGCGCAAAAAGCAACTCAAAGAGCCTTTATTCGCCAATAACTGGGGGCGCGCCCAAATGATCAGCGCGAAACAGAGTACCCGTTCGGCAGGCTGGCTCGAAATCACACCGACTACTGATTCGGTAGCCCGAAAGCTGTCCAATCGGTTCGCTTTTTTACTGAAAGCAACGACTCCGGGCGCACGGATTCAGGTACGTTTTCGAGGTACTCATTTTGGGGTATATGATGTTATGGGTCCCGGTTGTGGACAGTTTCGGGTGGTTATCGATGGTCAGGAGACTAAGCTATATCCTCGATTCGACCGGTTTTGTACCTACTATCGGTCAAATTATTTTCTGTTACCAGCCCTACCAGATGGCGTGCATACGGTTGAATTATATGTCGATGCGCAAAAACTTGACAAAGCGGCTATCCTGAAGCAACGTAATGTAACCATAATAGACCCAAAGCCGTATGAGCCTCAGGATTGTTATGCCGGGCAATTTTTAGTTATTGGAGAAATTCTTGACAACTAG
- a CDS encoding isoprenyl transferase, which yields MKEHIDSGNLPQHIAVIMDGNGRWAKRQGAARVFGHRNAIKAVREVTEGCAELGVKYLTLYAFSTENWNRPKFEVDALMTLLVHTIRGEIKTLMDNNVRLGTIGDTNSLPADCRRELAEAIRETSQNTGLTLLLALSYSGRWDILQATRQLAADVRDGKITPEQIDETLFDQQLATGGIPDPELMIRTSGEMRISNFMLWQLAYAELYMPDVLWPDFRKAHLHEAIVNYQQRERRFGKTSEQLVK from the coding sequence ATGAAGGAACACATTGACTCGGGCAATCTGCCTCAGCACATAGCCGTTATCATGGACGGAAACGGCCGCTGGGCTAAGCGTCAAGGGGCAGCCCGGGTGTTTGGCCACCGCAACGCCATCAAGGCTGTACGCGAAGTAACAGAAGGATGCGCCGAGCTAGGCGTAAAGTATCTGACGCTCTACGCCTTTTCAACTGAAAACTGGAATCGTCCGAAATTTGAAGTAGACGCGCTCATGACGTTGCTGGTTCATACCATTCGGGGAGAAATTAAAACATTAATGGACAACAATGTACGGTTAGGAACCATTGGTGACACGAATAGTTTGCCCGCCGACTGTCGGCGTGAGCTGGCTGAGGCTATTCGGGAAACCAGCCAAAATACCGGCCTGACTCTACTTTTAGCGCTTAGCTATAGTGGCCGATGGGATATTCTACAGGCTACCCGCCAACTGGCGGCCGATGTACGCGATGGAAAGATTACCCCCGAGCAAATTGATGAAACGTTGTTTGATCAACAGCTGGCTACGGGCGGCATTCCAGATCCCGAACTAATGATCCGCACCAGTGGCGAAATGCGTATTAGCAACTTCATGCTTTGGCAATTGGCTTATGCCGAATTATACATGCCTGATGTACTCTGGCCTGATTTCCGAAAAGCACATTTGCACGAAGCTATTGTAAATTATCAGCAACGCGAACGCCGATTTGGCAAAACCAGCGAGCAATTAGTTAAATAA
- a CDS encoding YjjG family noncanonical pyrimidine nucleotidase has product MYKHLFFDLDHTLWDFDRNSAECITELFDTFRLSEAGISSADEFSRHFIAINHQLWADYDKNLIEHSYIRKYRFPLVFKALGIDESAIQADLNAEYLKLLPYKSHLLESAREILDYLKGRYTMHIITNGFADIQATKMNSSDIAHYFTHVVTSENANAKKPNPLVFQYAMEISGTTAAESIMIGDNYEADILGAKSVGLDTIFYNPKGVVVDNKPTYDISHWNELRSIL; this is encoded by the coding sequence ATGTACAAACACCTCTTTTTTGACCTCGACCACACCCTGTGGGATTTTGACCGAAACTCGGCGGAGTGTATTACTGAATTGTTCGATACATTCCGATTGTCCGAAGCTGGTATTTCGTCAGCAGACGAGTTTAGTCGTCATTTTATTGCCATCAATCACCAGCTATGGGCCGATTACGACAAAAATCTGATCGAGCATAGCTACATTCGGAAATACCGATTTCCGCTGGTATTCAAAGCACTAGGAATTGATGAGTCGGCCATTCAGGCTGACCTAAACGCTGAATACCTAAAGTTACTGCCTTATAAATCTCATTTGCTGGAATCAGCGCGTGAGATTCTGGATTATTTGAAAGGTCGTTATACGATGCACATCATCACGAATGGTTTTGCCGATATCCAGGCCACGAAGATGAACAGCTCCGACATAGCACACTATTTCACACACGTTGTGACCAGCGAAAATGCCAATGCGAAAAAGCCTAATCCGCTTGTATTTCAGTACGCCATGGAGATCAGTGGCACAACGGCGGCCGAAAGCATCATGATTGGCGATAATTACGAAGCGGATATTCTGGGTGCTAAGAGCGTCGGCTTAGATACCATCTTTTACAACCCCAAAGGTGTAGTAGTTGATAATAAACCGACCTACGATATCAGCCATTGGAACGAGTTAAGGAGTATTTTGTAG
- a CDS encoding (2Fe-2S) ferredoxin domain-containing protein — protein sequence MKYKKHVFICNNQKAAPKKSCGEAHGNELVDAFKAALAERGLLKEMRAQRTGCLDACAFGPALVVYPEGTYYGNVQLSDVAEIVDSHLVNNQPVERLKLEF from the coding sequence ATGAAATATAAAAAGCACGTTTTCATCTGCAACAATCAGAAAGCCGCCCCTAAAAAGTCCTGTGGCGAAGCGCACGGCAACGAACTGGTCGATGCCTTCAAAGCCGCTCTTGCTGAGCGTGGTCTATTAAAAGAAATGCGCGCTCAACGAACGGGCTGTCTCGATGCCTGTGCGTTCGGTCCGGCGCTGGTCGTTTATCCAGAAGGTACTTATTATGGCAATGTTCAGTTGTCAGATGTTGCCGAAATTGTGGATAGCCATCTCGTGAACAATCAGCCTGTTGAGCGGCTTAAATTAGAGTTTTAA
- the bamA gene encoding outer membrane protein assembly factor BamA, protein MEHRIKVLLGTTLLLISLLPAKLWAQVRVGVGRDNTPAVESNDLLNYASPKEYEIAGLTVTGTRYLDPNSLVSLAGLKVGDKIRIPGEVVGSSVRKLMESGLLDNVELFATNVNENKVSLMFRVQERPRLYRVSFMGVKKGEQDNLKDKIKLNLGKIVTNTITKNTQMAVRKYFVDKGFLNTKVKITTIPDSTRNNATMRVLVDKGQKVKIAKINFEGVDELDETAVRMKMKSTKEQRFGRVFTPSKFIPKKYEEDKKKLLEYYNKLGYRDAIIEHDTVVHNGGNAITINMKVSEGRQYYYRNIDFSGNYLYTATQLRQVLGITKGDVYNPEDLEKRMNGNPGQDLSSQYMDLGYLYYNAQPIEKTIEGDSIDLEIRIFEGKQATINKVILNGNTKTSDHVVMRTIRTLPGQKFSKTNLIRTQRELSTLGYFDPEKIGINPIPQSDGTVDIEYTVEEKPSDQIELSGGWGGYVGFVGTLGLTFNNFSARNIPNFSAWKPLPAGDGQRVQLRFQANGSQYQVYSLSFTEPWLGGRKPNALSVSASHTVYRTFYDPTNPYSIYQSLQGRTPTGSYTNTAITIGLGRQLKIPDDYFSLSNSISYQRYDLNNLDLFYIGYKDGISNNITFNTTLSRNSIDNPQFPRNGSSFTLSGSFTPPYSAWRTTTATEAPKDKYKFVEYHKWMFDASWFQTVFGKLVLNTRAHLGFLGSYNKRTAIGPFERFILGGSGLAGQGQFALAQDIIGLRGYDDRSVYTADYDRAVDQTSRSQGGVVYNKFVAELRYPVSLNPSATIFVLTFLEAGNNWASYKQYNPFDLKRSMGFGARIFMPAFGLIGIDYGYGFDKIPGVKDHASGQFHFTIGQQIR, encoded by the coding sequence TTGGAACACCGTATAAAAGTATTATTAGGAACTACTCTCCTGCTCATTAGTTTGTTGCCCGCCAAGCTTTGGGCACAAGTACGCGTGGGCGTAGGGCGTGACAATACCCCTGCCGTAGAAAGTAATGATTTACTCAATTACGCCAGCCCGAAAGAATATGAAATTGCCGGATTAACCGTAACAGGCACCCGTTATCTGGACCCAAACTCGCTTGTGTCGCTGGCTGGTCTGAAAGTAGGGGATAAAATCCGTATTCCAGGCGAAGTTGTTGGATCTTCTGTCCGTAAATTGATGGAATCCGGCCTGCTGGATAACGTTGAATTGTTTGCCACCAATGTCAATGAAAATAAAGTTTCGCTGATGTTTCGGGTACAGGAGCGGCCCCGTCTTTACCGGGTTAGTTTCATGGGCGTAAAAAAAGGCGAACAGGATAACCTGAAAGATAAAATCAAACTTAACCTGGGTAAAATCGTGACCAACACGATTACAAAAAACACCCAGATGGCGGTGCGCAAATACTTTGTCGACAAAGGCTTTTTGAACACGAAGGTTAAAATAACCACCATTCCCGATAGCACACGCAATAACGCTACCATGCGTGTATTGGTTGACAAAGGCCAGAAAGTTAAGATTGCGAAAATTAATTTCGAAGGTGTCGACGAACTGGATGAGACTGCGGTTCGGATGAAAATGAAAAGCACGAAAGAACAGCGGTTCGGTCGTGTGTTTACCCCATCGAAATTTATTCCCAAGAAGTACGAGGAAGACAAGAAGAAACTACTTGAGTACTACAATAAACTCGGCTACCGCGATGCCATTATCGAGCACGATACGGTAGTACATAATGGTGGTAATGCAATTACCATTAACATGAAAGTAAGTGAGGGCCGTCAGTACTACTACCGTAATATTGATTTCTCGGGCAATTACCTCTATACCGCTACTCAGCTTCGTCAGGTATTAGGTATCACGAAAGGAGATGTTTATAACCCGGAGGATTTAGAAAAGCGGATGAACGGAAACCCTGGTCAGGATTTAAGTTCGCAATACATGGATTTGGGCTATCTGTATTACAACGCGCAACCCATCGAGAAAACTATCGAAGGCGATTCTATCGATCTTGAAATCCGCATCTTTGAAGGGAAACAGGCCACCATCAACAAGGTTATTCTGAACGGTAATACCAAAACCAGCGATCACGTGGTAATGCGTACCATTCGGACATTACCCGGTCAGAAATTCTCGAAAACAAACCTGATTCGTACCCAGCGTGAATTATCGACGCTCGGTTATTTCGACCCCGAAAAAATCGGCATCAACCCAATTCCACAAAGTGATGGAACGGTAGATATCGAATATACCGTCGAAGAGAAACCGTCCGACCAGATCGAATTGTCAGGTGGTTGGGGTGGTTATGTCGGCTTTGTCGGAACGCTCGGTCTAACGTTCAACAACTTCTCGGCTCGTAACATCCCGAACTTTAGCGCCTGGAAACCACTCCCTGCTGGCGATGGCCAACGCGTTCAGTTACGCTTCCAGGCCAATGGTAGCCAGTATCAAGTATACTCGCTGTCATTCACCGAACCCTGGTTAGGCGGTCGCAAACCCAACGCCTTGTCGGTAAGTGCCAGCCATACGGTTTACCGGACATTCTATGATCCTACGAACCCATATAGTATTTACCAAAGCTTACAGGGTCGTACGCCAACGGGTTCGTATACCAATACAGCCATTACGATTGGTTTAGGTCGTCAGTTAAAAATACCTGATGATTACTTCTCGTTGAGCAACTCGATTTCGTACCAACGATATGACCTTAACAACCTCGATTTGTTCTACATCGGCTACAAAGACGGTATTTCGAACAACATTACGTTCAATACGACGCTATCGCGGAACAGTATCGATAACCCACAATTCCCACGAAACGGGTCGTCATTTACATTGAGTGGTTCGTTCACTCCTCCGTATTCGGCTTGGCGTACAACAACCGCAACCGAGGCTCCGAAGGATAAATACAAGTTTGTTGAGTACCACAAATGGATGTTCGACGCTAGCTGGTTCCAGACAGTGTTTGGCAAGTTGGTATTAAACACTCGGGCTCACTTAGGTTTCCTGGGTAGCTATAACAAACGTACGGCCATCGGGCCATTCGAACGGTTTATATTGGGTGGTTCGGGCTTAGCCGGACAAGGCCAGTTTGCCCTGGCGCAGGATATTATCGGGCTACGTGGTTACGATGACCGTAGCGTTTACACTGCCGACTACGACCGCGCTGTTGATCAGACGTCTCGCAGCCAGGGTGGGGTTGTTTACAACAAATTCGTTGCTGAACTCCGTTATCCTGTTTCGCTAAACCCATCGGCAACCATCTTCGTACTGACGTTCCTGGAAGCCGGTAACAACTGGGCCAGCTACAAACAGTACAATCCATTCGATTTGAAACGGTCGATGGGCTTTGGGGCACGTATTTTCATGCCTGCCTTTGGGTTGATTGGTATTGACTACGGTTATGGCTTCGACAAAATTCCGGGTGTGAAAGACCATGCATCGGGTCAGTTCCACTTCACGATTGGTCAGCAGATTAGATAA
- a CDS encoding 3-hydroxyacyl-CoA dehydrogenase, with product MNIANATAIVTGGASGLGEATARMLVSNGANVVILDMNDERGNALAEELGSKVRFVKTNVTDEADVQTAINMAIGTFGSLHINVNCAGVAEARKTVGKVDGVYGAHSLAAFQKVISINLIGTFNVIRLAALAMEHNTPNRGDGPFEGERGVIINTASVAAYDGQIGQAAYSASKGGIVGMTLPIARDLARSGIRVMTIAPGLFETPLLAGLPEEARLSLGQQVPFPSRLGRPAEYAMLAKSILENPMLNGEVIRLDGAIRMAPK from the coding sequence ATGAACATAGCGAACGCAACAGCAATTGTTACGGGTGGGGCTTCTGGTTTAGGCGAAGCAACGGCCCGAATGTTGGTATCGAATGGAGCCAACGTCGTTATTCTGGACATGAACGACGAGCGGGGCAATGCACTCGCCGAAGAATTGGGGAGCAAAGTTCGCTTTGTGAAAACCAACGTGACCGATGAAGCCGATGTACAAACGGCTATCAACATGGCTATTGGCACGTTTGGGAGTTTGCATATCAACGTCAATTGCGCGGGTGTTGCCGAAGCCCGGAAAACGGTTGGTAAGGTCGATGGTGTTTACGGCGCGCACTCGCTGGCAGCTTTCCAAAAAGTTATTTCGATCAACCTCATCGGCACCTTCAATGTAATCCGGCTGGCGGCTTTAGCGATGGAGCATAATACGCCAAATCGTGGCGACGGACCGTTCGAAGGCGAACGGGGCGTCATCATCAACACAGCTTCTGTAGCTGCTTACGATGGCCAAATCGGTCAAGCGGCTTATTCGGCCTCGAAAGGTGGAATTGTAGGTATGACCCTCCCCATTGCCCGCGATCTGGCTCGCTCGGGTATTCGGGTTATGACCATCGCGCCCGGCTTATTTGAGACGCCATTGCTGGCTGGCCTACCCGAAGAAGCCCGCCTGTCATTAGGTCAACAGGTACCTTTCCCGTCGCGGCTTGGTCGGCCAGCAGAATACGCTATGCTGGCAAAAAGCATCCTCGAAAATCCAATGCTGAACGGCGAAGTAATCCGGCTCGACGGCGCTATTCGAATGGCTCCGAAGTAG
- a CDS encoding fasciclin domain-containing protein, with amino-acid sequence MTKSFSLFLSQLSVVVLLVMLLGCQKRDDAVASPQTITDRVLEDSQFGLFRIAMAYGGVSDALKAGNLTLFAPTDAAFQAAGLSTEASIRAMSKDQVRSLVMYHVLNGRVAAAAIPSGSNSVVTSSSAIAFVNKTTDGTIYINSAKLTQTDISTANGYIHIIDRVLIPATGNLLTAIQANPNLTFLSAAIKRIATSNPTLLSTLDNASATNTATLFAPNDAAFKADKVYYSLAAIESANSQTLANTLFYHVLPGVTFSNQFQSGTVSTMLSGNKVTVIVTGTQISVKGNKNTTAAFVKQADITATNGVIHIIDQVLQP; translated from the coding sequence ATGACTAAGTCGTTTTCGTTATTCTTGAGCCAGCTATCAGTTGTTGTCTTGCTGGTTATGTTGTTGGGTTGCCAGAAACGGGATGATGCCGTTGCAAGCCCTCAAACAATTACCGATCGTGTTCTGGAAGATAGCCAGTTCGGGCTGTTCCGGATAGCTATGGCGTATGGGGGCGTTAGTGATGCGCTGAAGGCGGGGAACCTGACGTTGTTTGCGCCAACCGATGCCGCTTTTCAGGCAGCAGGCTTATCTACTGAAGCGTCTATCCGGGCCATGTCGAAGGATCAGGTGCGGAGCCTGGTCATGTATCATGTACTAAACGGCCGGGTCGCTGCGGCTGCTATTCCATCAGGAAGTAATTCGGTGGTCACTTCCAGCAGTGCCATTGCCTTTGTTAATAAAACCACCGATGGTACGATCTATATCAATAGCGCCAAACTGACGCAAACCGATATCAGTACCGCAAATGGCTACATCCACATTATTGACCGGGTGCTGATTCCCGCAACCGGCAATTTGCTGACGGCCATTCAGGCGAACCCAAACCTGACTTTTTTATCGGCTGCCATCAAACGTATTGCGACAAGTAACCCAACCTTATTGTCGACCTTAGATAATGCCTCGGCTACGAATACGGCCACGCTGTTTGCGCCGAACGATGCCGCTTTTAAGGCTGATAAAGTTTATTATTCGCTGGCCGCTATCGAATCGGCGAATTCGCAAACACTGGCCAATACATTATTCTACCATGTTTTACCGGGCGTAACGTTTTCCAACCAGTTTCAGTCGGGTACAGTGTCTACGATGCTTAGTGGAAACAAAGTCACGGTTATTGTGACGGGGACTCAGATTTCCGTAAAGGGCAATAAAAATACAACGGCGGCCTTTGTGAAACAGGCTGATATTACGGCCACTAACGGGGTTATTCATATTATCGACCAGGTCCTACAGCCATAG